Below is a genomic region from Pseudazoarcus pumilus.
CCCGAGCACGGCATGGTGCGCTGGCGCGGACGCGACATCCGCGCGGTGCGCGACGACTTCCACGCCGAACTGCTCTATCTGGGGCATGCGCCGGCGCTCAACGATCTGCTTACCCCGCTCGAGAACCTGCGCTTTGCGCTGCACGCCGGAGGTGATGCGGTGCCGGAGGCCGACTGCGTCGCCGCGCTCGAACGCATCGGCCTGGGCGACCAACTCGACCTGCCCGCGCGCGTGCTCTCGCAGGGCCAGCGTCGCCGTGTCGGACTGGCGCGACTGTTCGTCGCCGGCTCGCGGCCGCTGTGGGTGCTCGACGAGCCGTTCACGGCGCTCGACGTCGCGGCCGTGGCCGATCTGGCCGCGACGCTGGAGGCGCACTGCGTGGCTGGCGGCATCGTGGTGCTGACCACGCACCAGGATGCGCCGTTCGCGAGCGCGCCGGACGTGCTCGACCTGGCGGAGCTGGCGTGCTGAGCGGCGCCGGTAGTGCCTTCGCCGCGGTATTGCGACGCGACCTGACGCTGGCGTGGCGCGGGCGGGCCGATGTCCTTGTTACACTTGCGTTCTTCGTCGTCGTGGTGTGCCTGTTTCCGTTCGGCGTGGGTGCGGAGACCAACCAGTTGCGCGCCATCGGGCCGGGGGTATTGTGGGTCGCGGCGTTGCTGTCGACCTTGCTCTCGCTGCACCGGCTGTTTGCGCAGGATCACGCCGACGGCACGCTGGAGCAGTTGTTGCTGTCACCGGAGCCGGCGGCACTGTGGGTGACGGCCAAGATCGTCGCGCACTGGATCGTCACCGGCCTGCCGCTGGTGGTCGTCGCGCCGGGACTTGCATTGTTGTTTGACGTGGAGCGCGATGCGCTGGGCGTACTGACCGTATCCCTGGCGCTGGGTACGCCGATCCTGGCGCTGATCGGCGCGATTGGCGCGGCGCTGACCCTGGGCCTGCGCGGTGGCGGCGTGCTGCTGGCGCTGCTGGTGCTGCCGCTGTACGTGCCGGTGCTGATCTTCGGGGCAGGCGCGGTCGACGCGGTGCTCGGCGGCATGGGCGCCAGCGCGCACCTGCTGCTGCTCGGCGGCGGATTGCTGGGCGCTGTGGCGCTGGCGCCGTTCGCCTGTGCGGCGGCCCTGCGCATTGCCGTGGAATGATGAAAGAAGGCAGATGAGAGACCTCGACAACAAGGACCTGCGCGGGCGCAGCCTGCTGCGTTTCGCCTCGCCCCAGGTGTTCTATCCGGTGGCGGGCCTGCTCGCGCCGTGGTTTGCCGGCATTGCCGCGGTGTTGACCGTGATCGGCCTGT
It encodes:
- the ccmB gene encoding heme exporter protein CcmB; the protein is MSGAGSAFAAVLRRDLTLAWRGRADVLVTLAFFVVVVCLFPFGVGAETNQLRAIGPGVLWVAALLSTLLSLHRLFAQDHADGTLEQLLLSPEPAALWVTAKIVAHWIVTGLPLVVVAPGLALLFDVERDALGVLTVSLALGTPILALIGAIGAALTLGLRGGGVLLALLVLPLYVPVLIFGAGAVDAVLGGMGASAHLLLLGGGLLGAVALAPFACAAALRIAVE
- the ccmA gene encoding cytochrome c biogenesis heme-transporting ATPase CcmA; translated protein: MLAATDLACLKGDRLLFRALGLVLDAGRMLRVAGPNGYGKTSLLRILCGLSQPEHGMVRWRGRDIRAVRDDFHAELLYLGHAPALNDLLTPLENLRFALHAGGDAVPEADCVAALERIGLGDQLDLPARVLSQGQRRRVGLARLFVAGSRPLWVLDEPFTALDVAAVADLAATLEAHCVAGGIVVLTTHQDAPFASAPDVLDLAELAC